A segment of the Lycium ferocissimum isolate CSIRO_LF1 chromosome 10, AGI_CSIRO_Lferr_CH_V1, whole genome shotgun sequence genome:
TGAAGTCAAAGTATCGTATTAGCcatcattttctttatgtttGGCTTATTACATCAAATTCCTTATTCCCAGTTCCTGAAACAAAGTAATTGTAGGGTGTTTTAATTCATTGGGTAGCAGAACCTTCTCTGGGGTAACACAGTTAAGGTCATTGTATATTTGATGGCCAAACAACATCGTTCTTTCATAAAGCTTTGTATTTTCTACTCATGATTATTCATGTCTATTAAGTTGGAGGATAAGTTATGGAGTACATCAATTAATTGCCTCTACTGCATAAAGAAGAGGATGCTTTCAAAGAAGGTGCACTGTCAATAACATTCGCTTATAGTTGTTTGTGTATGTAAAGTATGAGGTTTACTGTGAACTTTCAACTACTttctattaattaattttgcattGTACAAATACACAAGTTGCTACATCAATCACTTCTAATTTTATTCAGGAGGCTATCAAGTAGACAGATACACAACTGAATTGGAGAGGTAGTTACATAAAGAAGTGCAGAAAGAGCAGAAGAGCAACACAAGAGGTATTCAAGAGGCTATCAGATAGACCTACACAACGTAACTGAATTGGAGCGGAAGCTACAAAAAGAAGTGCAAGAAGAGTGAAAGAGGAATTGAAGAAGTAAATATATCTCTAATTGTTCCAAATTTAGTTAGATTTTGCTTAAATATTGATCATATCATgacattattttattgtaaagACTGTAGATTTTTATCACTGGAATTAGCTATAGGAAACTTCTCTTTTCAATATATAAGATACTTGTTTATGTTTTCTAGGGTTAATGAAATTTGAAGGTTTATTATTTGAATTTAGACGGGTATGTCTTCATATATGAACATTACAAGAACCCACTGTTGACATCTATATGATGTGCTAAAAATAGTCTCAGGAATTTAACAGCATTTGCATTAGTTTCGGTAATAATTCCTGATAGTTATAAATGTCGCAAACAATAAGCTTAAAATGCATAATGCTGACATTTGACAAAAGTCGCAAAGAAATGTCACTATTTTTTTGCCGACGTTAACATATATGTCGGAAATTTCAATGTGACATTTTGACAAATGTCGTAAATAAGTGTTGCAAAACCATTGTAAATGCCGGCAAATTTTCGACACTGAAATTTCCGACATTTGAGctaaatgtaaaataaatgtcgGTAAGCGATTTTGCGACATTTATGTAGCTATATACGACATTTATAAAATGTCGCCATATATCAACTTTCTTGTAGTGgaggaagaaatcatgaacaCAACAAAGGTAATTTTGGAATTTGATCAAAGCCACCATTCTCAAAAAACAATAGCAAAATAGTGATCAATATAAAAGATATGTAAGATTCCCGACTAATGAAAACCCTACATCATGAAATATCAAAGGCACTTCCTACCCCAGCTTCGGGAATCTAACATTATATCATGTCCTCCTTTTTTTTGGTCAATTTTATCAAGGTGACTTTGCACATTTAActccattttggaaagaaaatgtcacaccccaccgaggggcatgacgggcaccggcCCGTAGGTCGGATACCACCTGGCGTAGCATATACCatgaatattatattatataactCGAAggacacctgcacgcagaaaaggcccaaataCATAAGTATGCAATAatccaacatatataaatacacataAGAAGCTGACAAGGCCGCTACATCATCATGAATGTcataaagccgacaaggctatcaagaGAATATCAAAACCAAAACAGGGCCAACGAGGCTAAACATAACATTTATATACTCCACTGTGTCTGTGAGCCTCTTAGAGTACATAAACATGACATACTAGACGGGACATGGACTCGTTATATCCAAAAGATATATATTCATAACATCTGAACATAGCATGTATCAAAATAAGCAAGTCCGGAGGAATGACACTTGCTGACCTCGCTGAGCTATCAGTCCTACTGAAGAGGTCCTCCTCAATGTCTGTCAGGACCCGCAAAGACTAAATGCAACGTCCTGTAGGATGGGACGGTAcagataaaagtactgagtatgtaaggcagggaAGTAATGacataagtaagacataaaatgAGGATAGGAGAAACCTGGACATCTGGAAATAGTACGAGATGCAATGCatgataaaaatcatttttatacatacatatatatagtatcctaCTCGGGCatttaggctcggtgttatatatatagtatcctgcccggccattaaggctcggtattatatatatatagtatcctgcccgaccattaaggctcagtgttatcatcatatcgtcatcatcccgcgtccggggtaacatcataacctgcccactgcagtggtgtgcacatctaagTGCCTGCccagccgactatagcgcggcacggtgtagtaaaataatgcaatacatgtatatacaatgCATGAGAAGTCAATAAACTGACATTGGGCCTttcagagtgacataaggtcagtaacctccgaaTAAATTATGGAATTCCTATCAAAcccaaagaaataacttaatgatgataaacatgtaatatttcaagaatcaatcaaataattaaggcaTTAAGATTGAAATACATagcataggaatggagtgaatttgttatgaaacattcatgttcatgttctatttggattcgtgccaaagaaagagggaaacgaacatcttacataccttattcgtcaagCCACCACTCAAAAGGATCCTTTATTCTGATGCTTGCCCTTTATCCGAACCtatattgaaaaatatatatccttAATCATATCTCCATTATGCTCATATATCAACTTAGATGAATTGTACATCGAACGATAATTCAGGTTACGagaatttgggcaacatttcccctatatcatctacttcctccaattctcaaacaactcccaaaaccacAATAAAACACCATTATTATCCATCATAACAATAGTAtactcaaaacatactaataattataactcaagttaattcacaactcaaaatatcatcaaatgcatatttgaatttttcctccaattttcttctcctcaaatcttaacataattaccaaacaaacttataaacatgaaactaagctGAAATCTTACCTCGAAATTCAAGAgcacttcaattccatggttatTCCACcataaaaatactcacccaaacatcttgaagaagaggagacaagggTAGACCTTACTTGGAAACCCTAActactttaatcttcactttgatctttagtttaggcttggaaatatgtttgaatatgttttggagaggtttctagagctctCTAGGACTTGGGAATATGTTTAAAATGATTGAAATAAAGAGGGGTCATCATACTtaaattctggaaatttccACCGACATTGACttatatggtccatataatAGTGGTTCGTATAAGTTGGTCATATAAaaaatacggttcgtataactcGGTCGCATAATATTATACAGGCCGTATAATTGGCCTCGCATCACAAATTTGcaatctgtcagttgcattggaaaggagacttcccgaacttcaatttacataggttatggattccataactcctcatattctaagagatatgcctctctcaagttggaccaaaatttttgtCCAACATCCTGCCAAGTTTCCCCaaaatttcgacaaacttaatttcttcatttCACTGGATCCTGAAACCTTAGACATTTGCTTAGCACTTGTTAAAattattccttaaccttataagggttccataacCTCTCCGAGCTTGCATTAGCTTACTTACGACGCGAACAACACTGaaattttcgagatgtaacagaAAACATGAGCTATGAATAATTTCTTTGGCTTTTGACATATTCCCCTATTTGATTTAAACCCCTTTTGCACAAATGGAAAAAtagttgttgctgttgttgttgtttttttttaatttttttttttttaaatttataactaTTGTCTTTTATTTAGCTGCCCATTTTCAAGCTTGCTGTGGCTCCTACAGGTTAACGCCCGTATCATCTCATTATATATCTAAAACTCTGTTTCTTCCATTTCAAGGCCATGATTAACCTTAGCTTCTTGGAAAACAAGCTAAACCCAAAAGGTCACTGAACttcaaatataatttcataGAAATATAGAATGCATTCTCCTTTgtttaaaaaatcaagaacacgCTATTGATTTCGGACTCATTCAAATACATCAAAATGCACATTGTATTGGACATTTACAGAGATAAAAGGATAGTGAGGTGCACGAAATATTCAGCTGTCACAGAAGGTTGTGCAGAAGGGCCGCATCCTAAAAAGGTTTGATGTATACAGTCTATCATGACGTAGCATCTAACTGATTTTACGGCTCAAACCTATAACTTATAGTCCACATGGAGACAATTTTACCGTTGTTACGTTTCAAAGCTCCCTTTCAGACATCTccagaaatataaaaaattgtggtaatttaaaatatatatattttaacccATGCAAAAGTAACAAGAAGTTAGTACAAGTTATGTTTGTGGCACTGATATAAGAACCGGTTCCATGACCAACTGCAGGGGGCATCAGCTGTAGGCGACATGGAGGCTGTCCGATTTGAACTAAATTTAGGATCTTTCGCATCCTATATATACATGGCTTTCCCTCATaattatgtatttgtaaaaTATATCTTTCATTTAAATAAGTGTGGTGACGATATTATTTCCGTTTGAGAATTTTCACGTTAAAAttgtttgttcttcttttttgtcaTTATTGCTCGAATTCTCGTTAATTCATGACGGTAAGTAGAGTGACGGGTTCTTCTCTTACATGTGTGATCTAACAACCATAGAAATATCTAGGAGCCcaatttaacatttttttttgtcttttttagaCTTCAGGACATGCTtctggtctttttttttttttctccagaTATCTTTCACGTCTAATCGaaaattgtcctttcatttcatttcaattgGCCTCACAGGCTCCTATCCTGTATATTCAAGTCCTGTATTGTGTCAATCATTTTGAAATAGTCATCCTTCTTTTTCCTAGTCCTGTATTGTGTCAATCATTTTGAAATAGTCAtccttctttttcctattttacaaTTAAAAGCTGCCATAATTGATGAATTGAAGTTTCATGTTAGTATCTTTTTTCCAgtggttcagttcccaatgtcAAACTCTATTGTCTaagtctttttttgtttttattatttttcacaaTGTGTTTGAACCTTGTTATTTCTGAGAAAAGTAATAGAAATAACAAGGTTTAAACGCattgtgaaaaatattttcaatttttcatatttgctagaaaaaaatgttttgaaaaataccTTCTCTTGGAAAATAAGTTCTTAAAAAATGAGGAAATAACTTTCTTAATGAGATTAGGGAAAACAAGTACCATAAGAGCTTGTTTGGTAAGAGGTCTAGATAAAATAGTCATGATATTATATGTGGTGTTATTTTATACCATATTTGGTTGACATTTTGGGGCATGTATAAGTAGTACGTACCAGGATTATTTAATACACCAAAGGGTGTATTATCTTGCATCACCACCATTATGGGATAATTAATCCATGCATAGCTTATACATGGATTAAAAACTAAAATGACAAAACTACCATTGTTTTGTTCCAAGAAACCTTAAAGGCACAGCATCCAAGGGTATAATTGTAACAttctttttagttttaaaaataaataaatattcaagtGGTAtcttttgtgtccaattttagtGCAATGGACAAAACACCCAATAAAAATTAATCCATGTATTATATGTTGGGTAaattacgtatatatacatattaaggagaaatatttacgaaacgtgacgatagttttctatttacaaaacataacattataAACCCTATAACAAACAtacttttttataaataaaaaaatatttttttaaaaaaaaatatgtttttattttttttcactcaaaaatttatgtatgaaagttgtatgaaatgtgtatatctcggtcaaggcttaaacattatgctcaaatttttatgtatgagaatggtgtgaaatgtgtatatcttactcaagacttagaatttcattcacattttgtgtatgaaaaacgaTATTAAAAATTTCCCTTACACATACTCATTTCATACAGCTTTCATACGCAAAAATTTGAGGTagtttttaagcctttgagcaaaaaaaaaaaattttttttttaaacaattttttaaaaaaaatataaaattgtttttttttaagaaaaaaaatattttctaaaaataaaataaaaaacgaaaaatatataaaaatccgtcatgtttcgtaaaatatcgttatgttttgtaaataaggaaacgTATCgctacgtttcgtaaatatttttccttaacATGTATGTATACGTAGTTTACCCTTATATGTATTACTAATCCCTGCATTATTAATAGATGTATAACTTGTCCTtgaaccaaatgacccctaagtGTCTTTTCAACCTCATTGCTCCCCGCCCCCTCCCCCCACCTCcacccaaacacacacacacacattgacCACCCCATGCCCCAGCACACTCCCgtaatattttttctaaatcatATATAAATGcttttggaattaaaaaaaaataattcttaatcaaattcatgtttttttttttttttaatttttttatgaaaaggaTGCAATCATCACAGCACTAACATACGGATCTGATGACTCATGAGAACTCCAAAATAAAGCGTAAATTATTTTTGAGAGCTTAGTTGTTTAGGAGTCCTTTTGATTGTACAAGAATGGCCTGTCATTCTTGGATAGACGGTTACCATGTAATCATCCCTTTTCGTAAACTTTTGTttctaataaataaaatttagttttttttttaaaaagtaagaaATTAAAATCACTTGTTTTCTAGGAAAATATTCTCCATAAAAGATATTTTACCCAACCTAAGAAGTTAAAGAAAGATCAAAAAAGGAAGTATAGGAATTTAGTGAAAGATGGTAGCCAGTACAAAGAAATGTTTGGTATTAGTAGTTGAGAATTTCTAAAATGTTTACATCGAATAGTTTCAGCTAAAAAGTATCAGAATGAAGTAGTCCAACATTAGTCTGTCCTTGTTCTTCTTCGAGGTCCATTTTCACATTGGGGGATTCTGGACATTGGATTCAAAATGCTAATtacttatgttttggttaatCTCTCTTAgtttctttgttattttttttagagtTATATGCACTTAGTATGTAAGTACTTTTTAACTTTACAATTTTATAGTTAACTTTAGGTACTATTATATTAAAGAATTGCTTCACTACACCTTATACGACGGAACCCTTTTATGCTAGCTCGATGCAAATTGAGCTGTGATTCAATTTTTCTTTGTCTTCAACTTTTAACTTGTTCAATTTAATCCTAAAATTGGTCATGGCTCAAATATATAACTCTTACTTACTgtagaattaattaatttgcacCTCTTCGGTTATGTTATCTAGTAACTACAAATAGAGTAGAGTTGTCGATGGACTTGGTacccgtgtgtgtgtgtgtctctctctctctctctctatatatatatatatatgagctaACTCGTTTATATTCCACAGACAAGAATTGACTGCTTGATTGCcgtttgatcaattgatattTGCCGCTGGACATACagaagaaatttaattttttgcaggcattactttacttatttatagtatctttattactttcttttttttttttaataaaattaatcaTGTTGTTCGGCAATCCTTTGTCCAGGTTCACAAGACATGGTCTTGCTTAGGTAATGTAATATGGAATTGGATAACGTCATATTCCTCATAAAATTTTGTTAGTTCGTTCATCTTAAAAAATGTATTAATGCCGGCCCTGATTTCTACTTTTACTTTTCTAATCATGATGAAGACGTGCTGGATGTATAATACGCAGTTGACAGTTTCTAAAAATTATACaatatgaatgaaaaaaaaaaaaaaaaaaaattagtttcgaCCAGCATGATTTGGTACTCTTGTATAAATAGGTGCAGAACCAACACGGAAATTATGTTGTATTGCTCATTCACCTATAACTTAACAACCAAAAAGCTCTCGTCGAAcagttttatttttgtttccaGAAAATGGTGGATATTCAAGGCTACTTCATACTATTCCTTATTTGGCTATTTTCTACCTTATTTCTTAAATATGTTGTGTTCCGTAAACGAACCACTTGTCATCTTCCACCAAGCCCGTTTGGTTTACCTATCATTGGTCACTTACACCTCCTATCTCCAATACCTCACCAAGCCCTTCACAGGCTCTCAGCACGTTACGGGCCTTTAATCCACATAAATCTTGGATCCGTCCCTTGTCTAGTAGTTTCATCGCCCGAAATGGCTAAAGAAGTACTCAAAACTCATGAAACTTCGTTTCTAGATCGACCGCAAACATCAGTAGTTGATTACTTAACCTATGGTTCACAAGACTTTTCCTTTGCGCCTTACGGGCTTTACTGGAAGTTCATGAAGAAAATATGCATGACCGAACTCCTTGGGGCTCGAACATTGGAGATGCTTCTTCCTGTAAGATGTGATGAAATAAAATGTTTTATTGAATTACTCTTACAAAAAGCAAAAATTGGTGAAGCAATAGATATTGAAGCCGAGCTTTTACGGGTTTCGAATAATGTTATTTCAAGAATGATAATGAGTGAAAGGTGTTCCGAAAACAACCACGAAGCTGGGAATATTAGGAAGTTGGTTCATGATATTGCTGAACTCACTGGGAAATTTAATCTGTCTGATTATATTTGGTTCTGTAAAAATTTGGATTTACAGGGGTTTGGAAGGAGAACAAAGGATGTACATAAAAGGTTGggcttcttctttcatttttggcccatcgatcaaaattaattacgggcgctagccaaaatatacaaaactcaaacactgattatgtatattatatgtatatttatgtttatgatatgtatattttgtgtactatactatatgtatattatacttaatatacaaatcatatacaTTTGCTAgttattattcttttgagcGATCCAAATATATAATTATCCAGGTTTGATAAGATGATGGAGAGAATCATAAATGAACATGAAGAaacaagaaggaagagaaatAGTCAAAGTAAGGATGGGGGTGAAACTGTAGTGATCAAAGATTTGCTTGATATTCTACTTGATATATCAGAGGACGAATGCTCAGAGATGAAATTGACAAGAGAGAATATCAAAGCTTTCATCCTGGTAAGTTTCTCATAATTTTCGTCGGTTACGTTGATCCTTTTTGGATAATTGTTTAGTAAATGAAATTTTCATCCCTCTTATAACTTATAGATCATTTAGATCACGGTCTAAAAATTTGTTTTGAGCAAACTCAAAATCTTAGGCAAAACAGTATTCTAAATTTAGTAGATGTTAAACGACAGTCTAATATTTTGTTTATCCCAAGAACTATAGTTGCACAGCTTTAAAAATAGAGACAAAATCTAAGTGATTGACCTAAAAAGGGAACATTTATGTAAATAAGTTGTAGTCGTCTGTAGCTTACTAGGAAAATGCttatttcaaaagaaaaggCATAAAATTAAGTACTTCCTCCTACCTCAAATGTTTAGGTGCTCTACATTTTCTGAGAGTTAATAGTATTAACACAATGTTGAAACTTGTTTGTGAAAAGTTTTTACGCGAACGTTAACATGAATATTAAATTATAACTTCATCATTAATTTGTCTGCTAtagttaaatatttataaagttcATAAAACACAAGAAAAATCAATTCTTTTACAATAGATAAAATATTTGAGGATTAGTCTCAGCATGTTGAAGAGAAAATGACCCATCTGAGAATTATTATGATAGTTTGAATACTTACAGTTGCAACTAATACTTTACAGGACATATTTGCTGCTGGGACGGATACCGCGGCTATTACGATAGAGTGGGCACTAGCAGAGCTAATCAACCATCCAAACATTATGCAAAAAGCTGTCCAAGAAATTGATTTTGTCATTGGTAAGAATCGACTTGTGGAAGAATCGGATATCGCAAACCTTCCTTACCTCCAAGTCATTGTTAAAGAAACTCTTCGACTACACCCTACTGGGCCTATGATCATAAGAGAATCGACTGAAGATTGTTGCATTGGAGGTTATCACGTAGCGAAAAACACTAGACTACTAGTCAACACGTGGGCGATTAATAGGGATCCCGAATATTGGAAAAATCCACTTGAATTTATGCCAGAAAGATTTTTGACCCAAGAGGGGGAGGGAAACGCGAAATCCCAATTGGACGTAAGGGGACAACACTATCACTTTTTGCCATTTGGTACTGGGAGAAGAAGTTGCCCTGGAACTTCGTTAGCCTTACAAGTAGTTCAAACAAGCCTTGCTGCCATGATACAGTGCTTCGAATGGAAGGTTCGTGGTGGAGTGGCAGGTAAAGTGGATATGGATGAGGCACCTGGCATTACTCTTCCTAGAGCTCATCCTTTGGTTTG
Coding sequences within it:
- the LOC132034530 gene encoding cytochrome P450 93A3-like yields the protein MVDIQGYFILFLIWLFSTLFLKYVVFRKRTTCHLPPSPFGLPIIGHLHLLSPIPHQALHRLSARYGPLIHINLGSVPCLVVSSPEMAKEVLKTHETSFLDRPQTSVVDYLTYGSQDFSFAPYGLYWKFMKKICMTELLGARTLEMLLPVRCDEIKCFIELLLQKAKIGEAIDIEAELLRVSNNVISRMIMSERCSENNHEAGNIRKLVHDIAELTGKFNLSDYIWFCKNLDLQGFGRRTKDVHKRFDKMMERIINEHEETRRKRNSQSKDGGETVVIKDLLDILLDISEDECSEMKLTRENIKAFILDIFAAGTDTAAITIEWALAELINHPNIMQKAVQEIDFVIGKNRLVEESDIANLPYLQVIVKETLRLHPTGPMIIRESTEDCCIGGYHVAKNTRLLVNTWAINRDPEYWKNPLEFMPERFLTQEGEGNAKSQLDVRGQHYHFLPFGTGRRSCPGTSLALQVVQTSLAAMIQCFEWKVRGGVAGKVDMDEAPGITLPRAHPLVCIPVTRLNPFTSTT